In Betaproteobacteria bacterium, the following are encoded in one genomic region:
- a CDS encoding sulfatase-like hydrolase/transferase, which yields MPTRPNILLITSDQQRADCYGFENPDIRTPHIDRMARDGTRFSACITPNLVCQPSRASILTGLLPLTHGVWDNGVDLDPKVGARGFAGTFSAAGYATAFLGKAHFATKSTFAPTGTPECNKSQARYGPDWTGPYMGFQHVELCVTGHMHRTRPLEDPPCGRFERWLLSRGIPGEAIERWKQDLGPSVGAAQTWYSALPAAWHSSSWIADRTIDFLSRQDAAQPFCVWTSFPDPHHAFDCPEPWSRLYDPKSVTLPKHRKRDLERRPWWHKAVLEGKPQLTDPTMYKFRAEGSRVPDQSDEQLAHMSANYYGMISQIDHNVGRMLEALNRYGLAQNTLVIYTTDHGELLGNHGLYLKHPIPYEDLLRIGMVVRGPGVAAGQVVREPVSTLDLAATFHDYSGVAPARTLQSRSLRPLLEGRDETRPVAYSEWHVHPSRCGVGLKLRTVRTKTHKCTFELDSGAGELYDIVNDPEEMVNRFDDPAYAAVRRELHEMMRARPGDIVEPLAEPIGMA from the coding sequence ATGCCCACTCGTCCCAATATTCTGCTCATCACGTCGGACCAGCAGCGCGCCGATTGCTACGGATTCGAGAATCCCGACATTCGCACGCCGCATATCGATCGTATGGCGCGCGACGGTACTCGGTTCAGCGCGTGCATCACGCCCAATCTCGTCTGCCAGCCCTCGCGGGCATCGATCCTGACCGGTCTGCTGCCGCTCACGCACGGGGTTTGGGACAACGGCGTCGACCTCGATCCGAAGGTCGGCGCACGCGGCTTCGCCGGCACGTTCAGCGCCGCGGGCTATGCCACCGCGTTTCTGGGCAAGGCGCACTTCGCCACCAAGTCGACCTTCGCCCCGACCGGCACACCCGAATGCAACAAGAGCCAGGCGCGCTACGGCCCGGACTGGACCGGCCCGTACATGGGATTCCAGCACGTCGAGCTGTGCGTGACCGGCCACATGCACCGCACCCGTCCGCTGGAGGATCCGCCCTGCGGTCGCTTCGAGCGCTGGCTCCTTTCACGTGGAATTCCGGGCGAGGCGATCGAGCGCTGGAAGCAGGACCTGGGGCCGAGCGTGGGCGCGGCGCAGACCTGGTATTCGGCGCTTCCTGCTGCGTGGCACAGCAGCAGCTGGATTGCCGATCGCACCATCGACTTTCTTTCCCGCCAGGACGCCGCGCAGCCGTTTTGCGTCTGGACCTCGTTCCCCGACCCGCATCACGCGTTCGATTGCCCCGAGCCCTGGAGCCGACTGTACGACCCGAAGTCGGTCACGCTGCCGAAGCACCGCAAGCGCGACCTGGAGCGGCGGCCGTGGTGGCACAAGGCGGTGCTCGAAGGCAAGCCGCAGCTCACCGATCCGACCATGTACAAGTTTCGCGCCGAAGGCTCGCGCGTGCCCGACCAGAGCGACGAGCAGCTCGCGCACATGAGCGCCAACTATTACGGCATGATCTCGCAAATCGACCATAATGTCGGGCGCATGCTGGAAGCATTGAATCGATACGGACTGGCACAAAATACGCTCGTAATTTACACCACCGACCACGGCGAGCTGCTCGGCAACCACGGACTGTATCTCAAGCACCCGATCCCGTACGAAGACCTGCTGCGCATCGGCATGGTGGTGCGCGGCCCGGGGGTGGCGGCGGGGCAGGTGGTGCGCGAGCCCGTCTCGACGCTGGACCTGGCTGCGACGTTCCACGATTACTCTGGTGTCGCACCGGCGCGGACGCTGCAAAGCCGGAGCCTGCGCCCGCTGCTCGAAGGCCGGGACGAAACGCGTCCGGTTGCTTACAGCGAATGGCACGTGCATCCGTCGCGGTGCGGCGTGGGGTTGAAGCTTCGCACCGTGCGCACGAAGACGCACAAGTGCACCTTCGAGCTCGATTCCGGCGCGGGCGAGCTGTACGACATCGTGAACGACCCGGAGGAAATGGTGAACCGCTTCGACGATCCTGCATACGCAGCCGTGCGCCGGGAATTGCACGAGATGATGCGGGCGCGGCCTGGGGACATCGTGGAGCCGCTGGCGGAGCCGATCGGGATGGCCTGA